The sequence GACCGCCTCAATGATCTTGACGTACCCGGTACAGCGGCACAAATTTCCGTCAAGAGCCCTGCGGATCTCGTCATCCGTCGGGTTCGGCGTCTTTTTCAGAAGGCAGTAAGCGGCCAGAATCATGGCCGGAGTGCAAAAACCGCATTGGACGGCCCCTGTCTCGACAAAGGCGGTCTGCAGCGGATGGGGAGCATGAATAGAACCTATCCCGGCCACCGTGAGAATCTCCTTCTCCCGGGCAGAGGCGGCGAAGACCTGGCAGGAATTTACCAAGGAACCATCGAGAACCACTGCACAGGTACCGCAGACTCCTTCCCCGCAGCCCCTGTGGACCTCGGTGCAGCCGTGCTCCCGGAGAACGTCCAGAAGGACGGCGTCAGGAGCGAAGGACCACTCCTCTTTCCGCCCGTTGATGAAAAATGTTCCATTCATCGGGTTCCCTCCTCCCTGAAAAGGGCTGACTTCACGCAGCGTTCCACTTGGACGGCGGCTATTTCCGAGAGATATTCTGGGGAGCCCGCAGGCTTTCTTCCGAACCGGACAGCGGCCATCTTCCGTATGTCAAGGGATGAAAC comes from Aminivibrio sp. and encodes:
- a CDS encoding (2Fe-2S)-binding protein; amino-acid sequence: MNGTFFINGRKEEWSFAPDAVLLDVLREHGCTEVHRGCGEGVCGTCAVVLDGSLVNSCQVFAASAREKEILTVAGIGSIHAPHPLQTAFVETGAVQCGFCTPAMILAAYCLLKKTPNPTDDEIRRALDGNLCRCTGYVKIIEAVRLAARRMSSYE